A genomic stretch from Lathyrus oleraceus cultivar Zhongwan6 chromosome 2, CAAS_Psat_ZW6_1.0, whole genome shotgun sequence includes:
- the LOC127121728 gene encoding uncharacterized protein LOC127121728 — protein sequence MGGPKINFPLQKFTEIYIVIIVKLHGIPSSILLDRDLRFTSRFWESLHEALGIKLRLSSACHPHTDGQNMETIHYHSSIGMKLFEALYGRRYWTPLCWYESRKSVVPGPEIVQQTTEKVKMVQEKMVQEKMEIFHRIGVVAYRVALPPSLSNLHEVFNVSHLRKYIPYMLYIIQMDDVQVRGNLIVEALPIRIEDQEVKQLRGKEIALVKVVWGGPTGGSLTW from the exons ATGGGAGGCCCTAAAATCAATTTTCCATTGCAAAAGTTCACTGAGATTTACATTGTTATAATTGTAAAACTTCATGGTATTCCATCAAGTATTCTGTtggatagagatctgaggttcacttcCAGATTTTGGGAGAGCTTACATGAAGCTTTGGGTATTAAGTTGAGGTTAAGTTCTGCTTGTCATCCACATACTGATGGTCAAAATATGGAGACTATCCA CTATCATTCGAGCATTGGAATGAAACTGtttgaagcattgtatgggaGGAGGTATTGGACTCCTCTATGTTGGTATGAGTCTAGAAAGAGTGTTGTTCCTGGACCAGAGATTGTCCAACAAACTACAGAGAAAGTGAAGATGGTCCAAGAGAAGATGGTCCAAGAGAAGATGGAG attttCCATAGGATTGGAGTTGTCGCTTATAGGGTGGCCTTGCCACCGTCTCTTTCGAATCTTCATGAAGTTTTCAATGTGTCTCATCTTCGGAAGTATATTCCTTATATGTTGTATATTATCCAGATGGACGATGTGCAAGTGAGAGGGAATCTGATTGTGGAAGCATTGCCCATAAGGATTGAGGATCAAGAAGTTAAGCAACTTAGAGGAAAAGAGATTGCTTTAGTGAAGGTGGTCTGGGGAGGACCTACTGGGGGGAGTCTAACTTGGTAA